From a region of the Odoribacter splanchnicus DSM 20712 genome:
- a CDS encoding mechanosensitive ion channel family protein, with amino-acid sequence MRDSVSFLHRVSAWTEKVGMTDDESTLIKMAITITVAILIYIISRKWLSKLLKKVVGKTKSTWDDILYDQGFFRKLASLIPPFTAYIVLTFITWEYKYVLRRLVDIWLIIVTLFIITSLLNAINKIYESYPVSKNRPITFFIQLIKVFLYTVVVITVVSVLVNKSPEHLIVGLSAFAAVLLLIFKDSILGFVAGIQLTSNNMIRIGDWIQMDKNNANGVVLEVNLYTVKVQNWDMTISMVPTYQLVSESFTNWRGMQESPGRRIMRSINIDIDSVHFLSHDEVVKFASSAFLKDYIDQMVAKLGDINKDKITILDERKLTNIGIFRYYMDAWIEANPDINTNMTHMVRQLQPGPTGMPIQIYCFSAIQEWVTYEKVQADIFDHIMAVLPEFGLKVFEYKSMYVGGENQS; translated from the coding sequence ATGAGAGACTCTGTTTCTTTTTTGCATCGGGTATCCGCCTGGACTGAAAAAGTCGGAATGACAGATGACGAAAGCACTCTAATAAAAATGGCGATAACGATTACCGTTGCCATTCTGATTTATATTATTTCCAGGAAATGGCTCTCCAAACTCTTGAAAAAAGTTGTAGGAAAGACCAAAAGTACTTGGGACGATATCCTCTACGATCAGGGTTTTTTCCGAAAATTGGCTTCCCTGATCCCTCCTTTTACAGCTTATATCGTTCTCACTTTTATTACCTGGGAATATAAATATGTCCTTCGGCGCCTGGTAGATATCTGGTTGATTATCGTTACCCTGTTTATCATTACTTCTTTATTGAATGCGATCAACAAAATTTATGAGAGCTATCCGGTTTCGAAAAATCGTCCGATTACTTTTTTTATCCAGTTGATCAAGGTGTTTTTGTATACGGTTGTGGTGATTACCGTCGTCAGTGTGCTGGTGAATAAATCGCCGGAACACCTGATTGTCGGTTTGAGTGCTTTTGCCGCGGTGCTGCTTTTGATCTTCAAGGATTCGATCCTGGGATTCGTTGCCGGAATCCAGCTGACTTCCAATAATATGATCCGCATCGGCGACTGGATTCAGATGGATAAGAATAATGCCAATGGAGTTGTGTTGGAAGTGAATCTGTACACCGTCAAAGTGCAGAATTGGGATATGACTATTTCGATGGTACCCACTTATCAGTTGGTGTCGGAATCTTTCACCAACTGGCGGGGAATGCAGGAATCGCCGGGACGGAGAATTATGCGGAGTATCAATATCGATATCGATTCGGTTCATTTTTTGAGTCATGACGAAGTCGTAAAATTTGCTTCTTCGGCCTTCCTGAAAGATTATATCGATCAGATGGTCGCTAAACTGGGAGATATCAATAAAGATAAAATTACGATTCTGGATGAGCGTAAGCTGACCAATATCGGTATATTCCGTTATTATATGGATGCATGGATCGAAGCTAATCCCGATATCAATACGAATATGACACATATGGTCCGCCAATTACAACCCGGCCCGACCGGTATGCCCATCCAGATTTATTGCTTCTCGGCTATTCAGGAGTGGGTGACCTATGAAAAAGTCCAGGCCGATATTTTCGACCATATCATGGCGGTATTACCCGAATTCGGACTGAAAGTGTTCGAATATAAATCCATGTATGTGGGTGGGGAAAACCAATCGTGA
- a CDS encoding M16 family metallopeptidase, with translation MKRLFILITFSCLLFLQGSFAQVDLQAPLPQDPNIVTGKLPNGIVYYLRHNEEPKGRASFYIIRNAGALLENDEQDGLAHFLEHMAFQGTKNFPGKGIITSLEKHGVSFGRNINAYTAQNETVYNLSDVPTNSESLLDTCLLILHDWSYYLTLEDDEIDAERGVITEEWRTRRTPQFRIQKQMFPVLFKDSKYAIRDVIGNLDVIKNFKYQTIRDFYHEWYRTDLEAIAIVGDFDVAKMEQKVKELFSKIPAVENPTPRPFYEIPEHDEMYYCLATDKEVQQSSIQIVTLLPGTPATEKNKLAYFKDNIINSFYNQMAGARISEMMQKGNPPFINGGFGFDGFVRGYNAYNINTTAKPNEEDVALEAILTENERIRRFGFTPSELERVKTNMLVGLESAYKEKDKTGNESYIGEMQANFLEQEPIVDFDFYYNAVKQIIPTITVEEVSARAKEWNTDKNRTVVVSGPSENAKHLTREEVTAIMDKVAKKEIEPYRDEVTDATLISEELPGSKIVSTKKLPLFDAEEWTLANGAKVVFRKADYEKDAVSLTSYSKGGTSLYDIDMLPSANNAAAFVGAYGLGDFDATTLRKILTGKMAFCGVSINGLSESVSGSSTPQDFETMLQLLYLRFEKPRFDKEAHEAMMSRNRASIANMEKNPQKIMKDSISLIMSNYNPRTLLFNEKYLDQISIEKIEQVYRDRIKDASDFTFFIVGNIDTETVKPLVEKYIGSLKSENRKETWRDNHVRGPKGKTVKEIELELTTPKSSVITNFSKDMKYSVYNNICNNILEGILDLRYTENIREKEGGTYGVGVQAGSVREPYSNYSMTMSFDCDPDKAQHLKSLIYAELDKIMKEAPTPEEMNKVIANMKKNHEQSKNHNSYWMNCITSYYISGVNPNDPKNFDHIVDKLQPKDIQKFAQSLFKGADVVDLIFKPKQ, from the coding sequence ATGAAAAGACTATTTATTTTAATTACATTTTCCTGTTTATTATTCCTGCAAGGAAGTTTTGCACAGGTCGATCTTCAGGCCCCGCTTCCTCAAGATCCGAATATTGTAACGGGAAAGCTCCCCAACGGTATAGTGTATTACCTGCGTCACAATGAAGAACCCAAAGGCAGAGCGAGTTTCTACATCATACGTAATGCCGGAGCCCTGCTCGAAAACGATGAACAAGACGGTCTGGCCCACTTCCTGGAACACATGGCCTTTCAGGGAACCAAGAATTTCCCTGGGAAAGGTATCATCACCTCTCTGGAAAAGCACGGAGTTTCTTTCGGCCGTAACATCAATGCTTACACTGCACAAAATGAAACGGTCTACAATCTGAGCGATGTACCGACAAACAGCGAATCTCTGTTAGACACCTGCCTGTTGATTCTGCACGACTGGTCTTACTATCTTACCCTGGAAGACGACGAAATCGATGCTGAGCGCGGAGTGATCACCGAAGAATGGAGAACCCGCCGGACACCGCAATTCCGGATTCAAAAACAGATGTTCCCGGTACTTTTCAAAGATTCAAAATACGCCATTCGGGACGTTATCGGTAATTTAGATGTAATCAAAAATTTCAAATACCAGACTATCCGTGATTTTTATCATGAATGGTACCGGACAGACCTGGAAGCCATAGCAATCGTCGGCGATTTCGATGTAGCTAAAATGGAACAAAAAGTAAAAGAATTGTTCAGTAAAATCCCTGCTGTAGAAAATCCGACTCCCCGTCCTTTCTACGAAATTCCCGAACACGACGAGATGTATTATTGCCTGGCAACCGACAAAGAAGTACAGCAATCTTCTATTCAGATCGTGACCCTGTTACCCGGTACTCCGGCAACAGAAAAGAATAAATTGGCTTATTTTAAAGATAACATAATCAACTCTTTCTACAATCAGATGGCCGGAGCACGGATCAGCGAAATGATGCAGAAAGGTAATCCTCCCTTTATCAACGGAGGTTTCGGATTCGATGGTTTTGTGAGAGGTTATAATGCTTATAACATCAACACAACGGCCAAACCCAACGAAGAAGACGTTGCCCTGGAAGCCATCTTAACCGAAAATGAAAGAATCCGGCGGTTCGGTTTCACCCCGAGTGAACTGGAACGGGTAAAAACCAATATGCTGGTCGGCCTGGAATCGGCTTATAAAGAAAAAGACAAAACCGGTAACGAAAGTTATATCGGGGAAATGCAAGCGAATTTCCTGGAACAGGAACCGATCGTAGATTTCGATTTCTATTACAATGCTGTCAAACAAATTATTCCGACCATTACCGTAGAAGAGGTATCTGCACGGGCTAAAGAGTGGAATACCGATAAAAACCGTACAGTAGTCGTTTCCGGTCCGTCAGAGAATGCCAAGCACCTGACCCGGGAAGAAGTAACCGCTATTATGGATAAGGTTGCTAAAAAAGAGATAGAACCCTATCGCGACGAAGTAACCGATGCAACATTGATCAGCGAAGAATTACCGGGTTCAAAAATCGTTTCTACCAAGAAACTTCCCTTATTCGATGCAGAAGAATGGACACTGGCCAATGGAGCGAAAGTAGTCTTCCGTAAAGCAGATTACGAAAAAGATGCCGTATCACTGACTTCTTACAGCAAAGGAGGAACTTCACTTTACGATATAGACATGCTTCCTTCCGCCAATAACGCTGCTGCATTTGTAGGAGCTTACGGTTTAGGAGATTTCGATGCAACCACTTTAAGAAAAATCCTGACCGGGAAGATGGCTTTCTGCGGAGTTTCTATCAACGGTTTGTCGGAATCTGTCAGCGGTAGCTCTACACCTCAGGATTTCGAAACCATGCTTCAATTGTTGTATCTGCGTTTCGAAAAACCCCGTTTCGACAAGGAAGCCCATGAAGCTATGATGAGCCGCAACAGGGCCTCTATCGCCAATATGGAGAAGAATCCGCAGAAAATCATGAAAGATTCGATTAGTCTGATCATGAGTAACTACAATCCGCGTACTCTGCTCTTCAACGAAAAATACCTGGATCAGATCAGTATCGAAAAGATCGAACAGGTTTATCGCGACCGGATTAAAGATGCCAGCGATTTCACCTTCTTCATCGTAGGTAATATCGATACAGAAACGGTAAAACCATTGGTAGAAAAATACATCGGTTCATTAAAATCTGAAAACCGGAAAGAAACCTGGCGCGACAACCATGTAAGAGGTCCGAAAGGCAAAACGGTAAAAGAAATCGAATTGGAACTGACTACCCCGAAATCGAGCGTGATCACAAATTTCTCTAAAGATATGAAATACAGTGTTTACAACAATATCTGTAATAATATTCTGGAAGGAATCCTGGATTTAAGATATACCGAAAATATCCGGGAAAAAGAAGGAGGAACTTACGGTGTAGGTGTTCAGGCCGGTTCTGTACGCGAGCCTTACTCCAACTATAGCATGACGATGAGCTTCGATTGTGATCCGGACAAGGCACAACATCTGAAATCGTTGATTTATGCCGAATTGGATAAAATCATGAAAGAAGCTCCGACTCCGGAAGAAATGAATAAAGTGATCGCCAATATGAAGAAAAACCACGAACAATCCAAAAACCACAACAGCTATTGGATGAATTGTATTACTTCTTATTATATCAGTGGTGTGAATCCGAACGATCCGAAAAACTTCGATCACATTGTCGATAAACTGCAACCCAAAGACATTCAGAAATTTGCTCAGTCTCTTTTCAAGGGTGCCGATGTTGTCGATCTGATTTTCAAACCGAAACAATAA
- the gluP gene encoding glucose/galactose MFS transporter: MSQNKTNFAVPLAFVGMMFFAIGFALGINSFLIPVLKGALSLPSGVAYLLLAATFVPFLIFGYPASATIAKIGYKRTMALSFLIFAVAFILFVLSAKLENFILFLIASFVSGAANAYLQASVNPYITILGPIESAAKRMSIMGICNKLAWPVAPLFFALVVADQTNVQTSDLYLPFYIIIGVFLLLGIISLMAPLPEVKAAGEDESDTANCPYAANKTSIWQFPHLVLGALTLFIYVGVETLSLSTAVDYAKALNLENPDLYAWIPSIGMVIGYICGIILIPQYLTQDMAMRICACIGVAGSLAIVLLPAEISIWAIFLMALGCSLMWPALWPLAMADLGKFTKSGSALLTMAIAGGAVIPTVFGFLQEGLGAQGAYWLALPCFLFILYYGVAGYKIRTK; the protein is encoded by the coding sequence ATGTCACAAAACAAAACAAATTTTGCTGTGCCTTTGGCATTCGTCGGTATGATGTTTTTTGCGATCGGATTCGCATTGGGCATCAACTCATTTTTGATTCCGGTATTAAAAGGTGCTTTGTCTCTGCCTTCAGGGGTAGCCTACCTGCTGCTAGCAGCTACTTTCGTTCCTTTCCTGATTTTCGGCTACCCGGCTTCTGCCACGATTGCCAAAATCGGTTACAAAAGAACAATGGCACTCTCGTTTTTGATTTTTGCCGTTGCTTTTATTTTATTTGTATTATCAGCTAAATTGGAAAATTTCATTCTTTTCCTCATCGCTTCTTTCGTCAGCGGTGCCGCCAACGCTTATTTACAAGCATCGGTAAACCCGTACATTACCATTCTGGGACCGATTGAAAGCGCGGCCAAACGAATGAGTATCATGGGTATCTGCAACAAACTGGCATGGCCGGTAGCTCCTTTGTTTTTCGCACTCGTGGTAGCCGACCAAACCAATGTGCAGACTTCCGATCTGTATCTGCCTTTCTACATCATCATCGGCGTATTTCTATTGTTAGGTATCATCTCTTTAATGGCTCCGCTTCCCGAAGTAAAAGCTGCCGGAGAAGACGAATCGGATACCGCCAATTGCCCGTATGCAGCAAATAAAACTTCTATTTGGCAATTTCCCCACTTGGTTCTGGGTGCACTGACCTTGTTCATTTATGTCGGTGTCGAAACTTTGTCTCTAAGTACAGCCGTCGACTACGCCAAAGCGTTGAATTTGGAAAATCCCGATTTATATGCCTGGATTCCGAGTATCGGTATGGTCATCGGTTATATTTGCGGTATCATTCTGATTCCGCAATACCTAACTCAAGACATGGCAATGAGAATCTGTGCCTGCATCGGTGTAGCCGGTTCTCTGGCCATTGTATTGCTGCCTGCCGAAATATCTATCTGGGCAATCTTCCTGATGGCTCTAGGGTGCTCGCTAATGTGGCCGGCATTATGGCCGCTTGCTATGGCAGACCTCGGCAAATTCACCAAATCAGGCAGTGCTCTTCTGACAATGGCTATCGCCGGAGGAGCCGTTATCCCGACTGTTTTCGGATTTTTGCAAGAAGGTTTGGGGGCACAAGGGGCTTATTGGTTAGCCTTGCCTTGTTTTCTGTTTATCCTGTATTATGGTGTAGCCGGTTATAAAATCAGAACGAAATAA